The Gambusia affinis linkage group LG11, SWU_Gaff_1.0, whole genome shotgun sequence genome contains a region encoding:
- the LOC122839859 gene encoding uncharacterized protein LOC122839859 isoform X3 — protein MELPADGSPMLEGLPDNGKEDGKLCLNGANMVSEDHGEELRYSSPPQPEDCSTSTTGSSSSSSTGSSSSSSTGSSSSSSTGSSSTSSSEDEVGNGDQDFRSRFRVVQVVQPNIKFLWGIGVLEQALERLKSTVDQLGSGDSSPVVLANVALQLPEILPHNFKYIQDIGVAQKPQEDMAPSTCLEFPSGLDKQEEPILRPEKSSPIGTLQHPQVGLKEDAAHVTSVTGINGKRRKNSDDEEQPPAKRSRQTVTELELAIKSIVQSFPSQEMEYEDPVVLPPVLCLSPLMSCEDPGLSSPILSPSCKSPVFSSPVLSPSTLTHCEDPILSPSVFGLLPWMPCEDPILSPLVSPSSTHFPDSNCSSPDFRFGMDTEEEAEEEAIPSTSSGITARESSRHLWFRPHYDLSGDSD, from the exons ATGGAGCTTCCAGCGGATGGATCCCCGATGTTGGAGGGACTTCCAGATAATGGTAAGGAAGACGGTAAGTTGTGTTTAAATGGAGCGAACATGGTTTCTGAAGACCATGGAGAGGAGTTGAGGTATAGTTCACCTCCACAGCCTGAGGACTGTTCTACCAGCACCACCGGTAGCTCTTCTTCTAGCTCCACTGGTAGCTCTTCTTCTAGCTCCACTGGTAGCTCTTCTTCTAGCTCCACTG GTAGCTCTTCTACCAGCTCCAGTGAAGATGAGGTAGGTAATGGAGACCAGGACTTTAGATCCCGATTTCGGGTTGTCCAGGTCGTTCAACCAAACATTAAATTCCTGTGGGGCATCGGCGTGCTTGAACAGGCATTGGAACGTCTGAAATCGACGGTTGATCAGCTGGGCTCCGGTGACAGTAGCCCAGTGGTCCTTGCCAATGTTGCGTTGCAGCTGCCTGAGATTCTTCCCcataatttcaaatatatacaaGACATTGGGGTGGCTCAGAAGCCCCAAGAAGACATGGCTCCTTCTACTTGTCTTGAATTCCCATCTGGACTTGACAAACAGGAAGAGCCCATTTTGCGTCCAGAGAAGTCCAGTCCTATTGGTACCTTGCAACATCCTCAGGTTG GTTTGAAAGAGGACGCGGCTCATGTGACATCTGTGACTGGTATAAAcgggaagaggagaaagaacagtgatgatgaagagcAGCCCCCAGCCAAGAGGTCTAGGCAGACTGTTACTGAATTGGAGCTTGCCATCAAGTCTATTGTCCAGTCCTTCCCCTCCCAAGAGATGGAATATGAAGATCCCGTTGTGTTACCACCTGTCCTCTGTCTCTCACCTTTGATGTCGTGTGAGGATCCTGGACTGTCATCCCCTATCCTCAGTCCCTCCTGTAAAAGTCCTGTTTTCTCATCCCCCGTCCTCAGTCCCTCAACATTGACTCACTGTGAAGATCCCATTTTGTCACCCAGTGTTTTCGGTCTCTTACCATGGATGCCATGTGAGGATCCCATTCTGTCTCCCCTTGTCAGTCCATCATCAACACACTTTCCAGATTCAAATTGTTCGTCCCCTGACTTCCGTTTCGGGATGGATACtgaagaggaagcagaagagGAAGCAATACCTTCAACCTCTAGTGGAATTACAGCAAGAGAGAGTTCCAGACACTTGTGGTTTAGACCTCACTACGACTTGTCAGGTGACTCTGATTAG
- the LOC122839859 gene encoding protein AF-9-like isoform X1 — MELPADGSPMLEGLPDNGKEDGKLCLNGANMVSEDHGEELRYSSPPQPEDCSTSTTGSSSSSSTGSSSSSSTGSSSSSSTGSSSTSSSEDEVGNGDQDFRSRFRVVQVVQPNIKFLWGIGVLEQALERLKSTVDQLGSGDSSPVVLANVALQLPEILPHNFKYIQDIGVAQKPQEDMAPSTCLEFPSGLDKQEEPILRPEKSSPIGTLQHPQVGLEEDRASLTSSPTERTTKKVDAAKDDDPPSQPSHQVGLKEDAAHVTSVTGINGKRRKNSDDEEQPPAKRSRQTVTELELAIKSIVQSFPSQEMEYEDPVVLPPVLCLSPLMSCEDPGLSSPILSPSCKSPVFSSPVLSPSTLTHCEDPILSPSVFGLLPWMPCEDPILSPLVSPSSTHFPDSNCSSPDFRFGMDTEEEAEEEAIPSTSSGITARESSRHLWFRPHYDLSGDSD; from the exons ATGGAGCTTCCAGCGGATGGATCCCCGATGTTGGAGGGACTTCCAGATAATGGTAAGGAAGACGGTAAGTTGTGTTTAAATGGAGCGAACATGGTTTCTGAAGACCATGGAGAGGAGTTGAGGTATAGTTCACCTCCACAGCCTGAGGACTGTTCTACCAGCACCACCGGTAGCTCTTCTTCTAGCTCCACTGGTAGCTCTTCTTCTAGCTCCACTGGTAGCTCTTCTTCTAGCTCCACTG GTAGCTCTTCTACCAGCTCCAGTGAAGATGAGGTAGGTAATGGAGACCAGGACTTTAGATCCCGATTTCGGGTTGTCCAGGTCGTTCAACCAAACATTAAATTCCTGTGGGGCATCGGCGTGCTTGAACAGGCATTGGAACGTCTGAAATCGACGGTTGATCAGCTGGGCTCCGGTGACAGTAGCCCAGTGGTCCTTGCCAATGTTGCGTTGCAGCTGCCTGAGATTCTTCCCcataatttcaaatatatacaaGACATTGGGGTGGCTCAGAAGCCCCAAGAAGACATGGCTCCTTCTACTTGTCTTGAATTCCCATCTGGACTTGACAAACAGGAAGAGCCCATTTTGCGTCCAGAGAAGTCCAGTCCTATTGGTACCTTGCAACATCCTCAGGTTGGTTTGGAAGAGGACAGGGCTTCTTTGACTTCCAGCCCCACTGAGAGAACAACGAAGAAGGTGGATGCTGCGAAGGATGACGACCCACCATCACAACCTAGTCATCAGGTAGGTTTGAAAGAGGACGCGGCTCATGTGACATCTGTGACTGGTATAAAcgggaagaggagaaagaacagtgatgatgaagagcAGCCCCCAGCCAAGAGGTCTAGGCAGACTGTTACTGAATTGGAGCTTGCCATCAAGTCTATTGTCCAGTCCTTCCCCTCCCAAGAGATGGAATATGAAGATCCCGTTGTGTTACCACCTGTCCTCTGTCTCTCACCTTTGATGTCGTGTGAGGATCCTGGACTGTCATCCCCTATCCTCAGTCCCTCCTGTAAAAGTCCTGTTTTCTCATCCCCCGTCCTCAGTCCCTCAACATTGACTCACTGTGAAGATCCCATTTTGTCACCCAGTGTTTTCGGTCTCTTACCATGGATGCCATGTGAGGATCCCATTCTGTCTCCCCTTGTCAGTCCATCATCAACACACTTTCCAGATTCAAATTGTTCGTCCCCTGACTTCCGTTTCGGGATGGATACtgaagaggaagcagaagagGAAGCAATACCTTCAACCTCTAGTGGAATTACAGCAAGAGAGAGTTCCAGACACTTGTGGTTTAGACCTCACTACGACTTGTCAGGTGACTCTGATTAG
- the LOC122839859 gene encoding uncharacterized protein LOC122839859 isoform X2: protein MELPADGSPMLEGLPDNGKEDGKLCLNGANMVSEDHGEELRYSSPPQPEDCSTSTTGSSSSSSTGSSSSSSTGSSSSSSTGSSSTSSSEDEVGNGDQDFRSRFRVVQVVQPNIKFLWGIGVLEQALERLKSTVDQLGSGDSSPVVLANVALQLPEILPHNFKYIQDIGVAQKPQEDMAPSTCLEFPSGLDKQEEPILRPEKSSPIGTLQHPQVGLKEDAAHVTSVTGINGKRRKNSDDEEQPPAKRSRQTVTELELAIKSIVQSFPSQEMEYEDPVVLPPVLCLSPLMSCEDPGLSSPILSPSCKSPVFSSPVLSPSTLTHCEDPILSPSVFGLLPWMPCEDPILSPLVSPSSTHFPDSNCSSPDFRFGMDTEEEAEEEAIPSTSSGITARESSRHLWFRPHYDLSGDSD, encoded by the exons ATGGAGCTTCCAGCGGATGGATCCCCGATGTTGGAGGGACTTCCAGATAATGGTAAGGAAGACGGTAAGTTGTGTTTAAATGGAGCGAACATGGTTTCTGAAGACCATGGAGAGGAGTTGAGGTATAGTTCACCTCCACAGCCTGAGGACTGTTCTACCAGCACCACCGGTAGCTCTTCTTCTAGCTCCACTGGTAGCTCTTCTTCTAGCTCCACTGGTAGCTCTTCTTCTAGCTCCACTG GTAGCTCTTCTACCAGCTCCAGTGAAGATGAGGTAGGTAATGGAGACCAGGACTTTAGATCCCGATTTCGGGTTGTCCAGGTCGTTCAACCAAACATTAAATTCCTGTGGGGCATCGGCGTGCTTGAACAGGCATTGGAACGTCTGAAATCGACGGTTGATCAGCTGGGCTCCGGTGACAGTAGCCCAGTGGTCCTTGCCAATGTTGCGTTGCAGCTGCCTGAGATTCTTCCCcataatttcaaatatatacaaGACATTGGGGTGGCTCAGAAGCCCCAAGAAGACATGGCTCCTTCTACTTGTCTTGAATTCCCATCTGGACTTGACAAACAGGAAGAGCCCATTTTGCGTCCAGAGAAGTCCAGTCCTATTGGTACCTTGCAACATCCTCAG GTAGGTTTGAAAGAGGACGCGGCTCATGTGACATCTGTGACTGGTATAAAcgggaagaggagaaagaacagtgatgatgaagagcAGCCCCCAGCCAAGAGGTCTAGGCAGACTGTTACTGAATTGGAGCTTGCCATCAAGTCTATTGTCCAGTCCTTCCCCTCCCAAGAGATGGAATATGAAGATCCCGTTGTGTTACCACCTGTCCTCTGTCTCTCACCTTTGATGTCGTGTGAGGATCCTGGACTGTCATCCCCTATCCTCAGTCCCTCCTGTAAAAGTCCTGTTTTCTCATCCCCCGTCCTCAGTCCCTCAACATTGACTCACTGTGAAGATCCCATTTTGTCACCCAGTGTTTTCGGTCTCTTACCATGGATGCCATGTGAGGATCCCATTCTGTCTCCCCTTGTCAGTCCATCATCAACACACTTTCCAGATTCAAATTGTTCGTCCCCTGACTTCCGTTTCGGGATGGATACtgaagaggaagcagaagagGAAGCAATACCTTCAACCTCTAGTGGAATTACAGCAAGAGAGAGTTCCAGACACTTGTGGTTTAGACCTCACTACGACTTGTCAGGTGACTCTGATTAG